One window from the genome of Crateriforma spongiae encodes:
- a CDS encoding beta-ketoacyl-[acyl-carrier-protein] synthase family protein: MIAPNRASKLPDDQRIVITGIGLTAPNGNDWESMRESLLEKRSGVQPYEIRYFGKTLAGVCDFDTKRYQAKKEIRRGTRAGSVGVYAANEAVKHSGLDWENIDRSRVGIYVGVTEHGNVETENEIYVIKGFDYDTSCWSHHHNPRTVANNPAGEIALNMGITGPHYTIGAACAAGNAGLIQGAQMLRLGECDLAIAGGTSESIHTFGIFASFNSQNALARHDDPTRASRPFDTQRNGIVVAEGGCLYTMERLSDAKARDAKIYGELVGYAMNTDATDFVLPNPERQSQCVQMALDRAGLAAEDIDIVSTHATGTNSGDTQECDALRRVFGDSPGTKINNTKSYIGHAMGAAGALELAGNLKSFEDRVVHPTINVDDLDPSCELPGLVLNEPQEVSRVDYILNNSFGMLGINSVVIIGRV, encoded by the coding sequence TTGCTGGAAAAACGCAGCGGCGTTCAGCCGTATGAAATTCGGTACTTCGGAAAGACCCTGGCCGGCGTCTGCGATTTCGACACCAAGCGTTACCAGGCAAAGAAAGAGATTCGTCGTGGGACTCGTGCCGGCAGCGTCGGCGTGTACGCGGCCAACGAAGCGGTCAAGCACAGCGGGCTGGATTGGGAAAACATCGACCGCTCGCGAGTCGGCATTTATGTCGGCGTGACCGAGCATGGGAACGTCGAAACCGAGAACGAAATCTACGTCATCAAAGGTTTCGATTACGACACCAGTTGCTGGTCGCATCACCACAATCCGCGAACGGTCGCCAACAATCCGGCCGGCGAAATCGCGTTGAACATGGGTATTACCGGGCCGCACTACACGATCGGCGCCGCCTGTGCCGCGGGTAACGCGGGATTGATCCAGGGCGCGCAAATGTTGCGACTGGGCGAATGTGATTTGGCCATCGCCGGCGGGACAAGCGAAAGCATTCACACCTTCGGAATCTTTGCCAGCTTCAACAGCCAAAACGCTTTGGCCCGGCACGATGACCCGACCCGAGCCAGTCGGCCGTTTGACACCCAACGCAATGGTATCGTCGTCGCCGAAGGCGGTTGTCTGTACACGATGGAACGGCTGAGCGATGCCAAGGCCCGTGACGCCAAGATTTACGGCGAACTGGTCGGTTACGCGATGAACACCGACGCCACGGATTTTGTTCTGCCCAATCCCGAACGGCAATCACAGTGTGTCCAGATGGCTTTGGACCGCGCTGGTTTAGCCGCCGAAGACATCGACATCGTCAGCACGCATGCCACCGGGACCAACAGCGGTGACACCCAAGAATGCGATGCACTGCGGCGGGTCTTCGGTGATTCCCCGGGCACCAAAATCAACAACACCAAAAGCTACATCGGTCACGCGATGGGCGCCGCGGGCGCTTTGGAACTGGCCGGCAACCTAAAGTCTTTCGAAGACCGCGTGGTCCATCCGACCATCAATGTCGACGACCTGGATCCGTCCTGTGAGCTTCCCGGTTTGGTTCTGAACGAACCTCAGGAAGTTTCGCGGGTGGATTACATCCTGAACAACTCCTTCGGAATGCTGGGTATCAATTCCGTCGTCATCATCGGCCGTGTTTGA
- a CDS encoding acyl carrier protein: protein MTPEEIRSEILDILDDISPDEDLDSLDDDKPFREQLELDSMDFLDIVMELRKRHRVQIPEEDYGNLASMQSTVTYLEPKMKDL from the coding sequence ATGACCCCTGAAGAAATTCGATCCGAGATTCTGGACATCCTTGACGATATTTCGCCCGACGAGGACCTGGACAGCCTGGACGACGACAAGCCGTTTCGCGAACAGCTGGAACTGGACAGCATGGACTTTCTGGACATCGTGATGGAGCTGCGCAAGCGCCATCGTGTTCAGATTCCCGAGGAAGATTACGGCAATTTGGCCAGCATGCAGTCGACGGTGACTTACCTGGAACCGAAGATGAAGGACCTGTAG